The genomic interval TCTCCTTCGCGGGCTCCGACAAGGTCGGACGGCACGTCGCCGCCGTCACCGCGAGCCACTTCAAGCGCTCCGTGCTCGAACTGAGCGGCAACAGCGCGCTCGTGGTGCTGGACGACGCGGACGTCGACTACGCCGTGGACGCCGCGGTTTTCAGTCGTTTCGTGTACCAGGGCCAGGTCTGCATGGCCGCCAACCGCATCCTGGTGGACCGGTCGGTCGAGGTGGAGTTCACGGAGAAGTTCGTCGCGAAGGTACGGTCCCTGGTCACCGGCGACCCGGCCGACCCCAAGACCCACATCGGCCCCGTCATCAACACCTTCCAGGCGGACGCCCTGACCACGCTGGTGGAGCAGGCGCTCGCGGAGGGCGGGACCGCGCTCGTACGCGGGTCCACGCGCGGCAATCTGGTCGAGCCGACCGTACTGACCGGGCTGCCGGACGACTCGACGATCCTGGGGCAGGAGATCTTCGGGCCTGTCGCGTTGATCATTCCCTTCGACGGGGAGGAAGAGGGCGTACGCATCGCCAACGACAGCGAGTACGGGCTCAGCGGGGCGGTCCACACCGCGAACGTGGAGCGAGGTGTGCGCTTCGCCAAGCGCATCGTGACCGGGATGATCCACGTCAACGACTCGACCGTCGCGGACGAGCCGCAGGTGGCCTTCGGGGGCGAGAAGTACTCGGGGATCGGGCGGCTGAACGGCGACTCGGCGGTGGAGGCGTTCACGACGCAGAAGTGGATTTCGGTGCAGCACGGACGGACCGAATTCCCCTTCTGAACGGCTGCCGTTGCGGACAGATGCTGACCGCAAGGGTTCGTAGCGTGGTTCTTGTCAGGACGGCGAGACACCTTACGGAAGAGGCGGACCCATGGTCGTACACGTGAACGCAGAGGCCCACGGCGACGAGCGCGGCGCGCTTCTGGCCTTCCTGGACGCCGAGCGCGGCGGCATCCGGCGCGCGCTGCTCGGCCTGACGGACGAGCAGGCGGCCACGAAGCCGAGCGCCAGCGAGCTCTCGCTCTCCGGGCTCCTCAAGCACGTCTCCGAGGCCGAGCAGAGCTGGCTCTCGCGGGCCAAGGGCGTCGAGCCGGAGACGCGGCGCGACGAGTCGAACTGGGACGAGAGCTTCCGGCTGGTCGGGGACGAGACGGTCGAGAGCAGGCTGGCGTACTGGGAGAAGGTGGCACGGCAGACCGAGGAGGTCATCCGGTCGGTGCCCAGCCTGGACGACACCTTCGCGCTGCCCGACGAGCCGTGGTTCCCCAAGGAGGATGTGTCGATGCGCTGGCTGCTGCTGCGGCTGATCACCGAAATGTCCCGGCACTCCGGCCATGCGGACATCATCCGCGAGACCTTGGACGGCAAGACGGCGTTCGAGCTGGTCGCCCTGGAGCGCGGCGAGAGCTGGGACTGATGGTCCGGGACTGACTCGCCTGGGGCCGATCGCCTGGGGCTGATCGGCCGGCGGATCGTGCTCTCGCTGCTCCGGATACTCTAGTCAAAATTGAGTAGAAGGAAGGTGCGGTGATGTCGGCGATCCGGCTGCTGGTCCTCGGCGCCGTCCGTCAGCACGGACGGGCCCATGGCTATCAAGTACGCAACGACCTGGAGTTCTGGGGCGCCCACGAGTGGTCCAACGCCAAGCCCGGGTCCATCTATCACGCGCTGAAGCAGATGGCCAAGCAGGGACTGCTGCTCGCCCACGAGGTGGCGCCGAGCACGGCCGGCGGGCCGCCGCGTACCGAGTACGAGCTCACGGAGAAGGGTGTCGAGGAGTACTTCGGGCTGCTCCGCGAGGCTCTGACGACGTACGACCAGAAGATGGACGTGCTGTCGGCCGGCATCGGCTTCATCGTGGATCTGGAGCGCGCCGAGGCTGTCGAGCTGCTGAAGGAACGGGTGCGGGGGCTTCAGGAGTGGCGGGCGGCCGTCACCGAGTACTACACCCCGGAGGACGGGCCCGAGTCACTCGGGCACATCGGCGAAATCATGAATATGTGGGTCCACTCGGCGGATGCGGGGGCCGAGTGGACACGCGGCCTCATCGCCCGGATCGAGGGCGGGGCGTACACCTTCTCCGGCGAGGGGGACCCCTTTGTGGGGGTGCTCGCGGAGGACCAGGAGAACCCGTACGCGACCGGGATTCCCGATGAGGGAGATCATCGCTAATCAAGCTTGACTAATGCGCGAGCCCGGCCTACCTTGGGCGCCGTAGTCAAGTTTGACTACAGGGCTTGGAGGAGAGTGCATTGACTGACGCCGACGCGGCGATCGTCGTCGAGGGAGCACAGAAGAGGTACGGGGAGAAGCGGGCCCTGGACGGGCTCGACCTGGTGGTGGGGCGCGGCACGGTGCACGGTGTGCTCGGGCCCAACGGAGCGGGCAAGACGACGATCGTGCGCATCCTGGCCACGCTGTTGCGGCACGACGCGGGCCGCGTGGAGGTGGCCGGGTACGACGTACGGTCGCAGGCCGGCGAGGTGCGGCGGCGGATCGGGCTGCTGGGGCAGCACGCGGCGGTGGACGAGGGGCTCGGCGGGCGGCAGAACCTGGAGATGTTCGGTCGGCTGTACCACCTGGGGGCGCGCAGGGCGGGCCTACGGGCGGACGAGCTCCTTGAGCGGTTCGGGCTCGCGGACACCGGGCGCAAGGCGGTCAAGCAGTACAGCGGCGGGATGCGGCGGCGGCTCGACCTGGCGGCATCGCTGATCACTGATCCGCAGGTGCTGTTCCTGGACGAGCCGACGACCGGGCTCGACCCGCGCGGACGGGCGGAAGTGTGGGGCGCGGTGCGCTCGCTGGTCGGGGGAGGGACGACCGTACTGCTCACGACGCAGTATCTGGAGGAGGCCGACCAACTGGCCGATCGCATCACGGTGGTCGATCGGGGCAAGTCCATCGCGGAGGGCACGCCGGACCAGCTCAAGGGCAAAGTGGGCGGCGACCGGATCGACGTAGTGCTGCACGATGTGCGCCAACTGGGCGTGGCGGCAAGTCGGTTGGGGGTCGGGGCCGAGACGGACGAGGACCGGCGGCTGATCAGCGCGCCGGTGACGGACCGGATGGCGGCGCTCACCGGGATCGTACGGGCGCTGGAGACGGCCGGGATCGAGGCGGAGGACATCGCACTGCGCAGGCCCACGCTCGACGAGGTGTTCCTGCACCTTACGAAGGGAACCGGCGGGACGGATGTTTCCGGCAAGGCCGGCGAGGTCGGCGAGATCCACAAGGGGGTTGCGGCATGAGTGCGGCATGGGCGGTCACGGACTCCTGGACGATGACGCGGCGCGAACTCGCCCACTGGGGGCGGCAGCCGGTCCAGGTCGTCGTCGGACTGGTCTTCCCGGTGATGCTGCTGCTGATGTTCGGATTCCTGATCGGCGGCGGCAAGGGCGTCACCGGGGAGTACGTCGAATTCCTGGTGCCGGGCGTGCTGGCGCTGACCATGGCCTTCGGCCTGGAAGCGACGATGCTCGCGGTCACCCAGGACCTGGGCAAAGGCGTCATCGACCGCTTCCGGTCCATGCCGATGGCGACGTCGGCGGTGCTGGTCGGGCGCTGCGTCGCGGACATGCTCCAGTCGGCGGTCAGCCTGCTCGC from Streptomyces spiramyceticus carries:
- a CDS encoding aldehyde dehydrogenase family protein; the protein is MSFFTDLAHQYIDGEWRTGSGSWDIIDFNPYDGEKLAAITVASVDEVDEAYRAAERAQPAWAESSAYRRRDVLERALRVTQDREDEIVEAIIDELGGTRLKAVYEVHLAKEFLREATRMALRPEGQILPSPVDGKENRVYRLPVGVVGVISPFNFPFLVTIKSVAPALALGNAVVIKPNQNTPVVGGGLIAKIFEDAGLPAGLLNVLVTDIAEIGDALIEHPVPKVISFAGSDKVGRHVAAVTASHFKRSVLELSGNSALVVLDDADVDYAVDAAVFSRFVYQGQVCMAANRILVDRSVEVEFTEKFVAKVRSLVTGDPADPKTHIGPVINTFQADALTTLVEQALAEGGTALVRGSTRGNLVEPTVLTGLPDDSTILGQEIFGPVALIIPFDGEEEGVRIANDSEYGLSGAVHTANVERGVRFAKRIVTGMIHVNDSTVADEPQVAFGGEKYSGIGRLNGDSAVEAFTTQKWISVQHGRTEFPF
- a CDS encoding DinB family protein, which encodes MVVHVNAEAHGDERGALLAFLDAERGGIRRALLGLTDEQAATKPSASELSLSGLLKHVSEAEQSWLSRAKGVEPETRRDESNWDESFRLVGDETVESRLAYWEKVARQTEEVIRSVPSLDDTFALPDEPWFPKEDVSMRWLLLRLITEMSRHSGHADIIRETLDGKTAFELVALERGESWD
- a CDS encoding PadR family transcriptional regulator, giving the protein MSAIRLLVLGAVRQHGRAHGYQVRNDLEFWGAHEWSNAKPGSIYHALKQMAKQGLLLAHEVAPSTAGGPPRTEYELTEKGVEEYFGLLREALTTYDQKMDVLSAGIGFIVDLERAEAVELLKERVRGLQEWRAAVTEYYTPEDGPESLGHIGEIMNMWVHSADAGAEWTRGLIARIEGGAYTFSGEGDPFVGVLAEDQENPYATGIPDEGDHR
- a CDS encoding ATP-binding cassette domain-containing protein → MTDADAAIVVEGAQKRYGEKRALDGLDLVVGRGTVHGVLGPNGAGKTTIVRILATLLRHDAGRVEVAGYDVRSQAGEVRRRIGLLGQHAAVDEGLGGRQNLEMFGRLYHLGARRAGLRADELLERFGLADTGRKAVKQYSGGMRRRLDLAASLITDPQVLFLDEPTTGLDPRGRAEVWGAVRSLVGGGTTVLLTTQYLEEADQLADRITVVDRGKSIAEGTPDQLKGKVGGDRIDVVLHDVRQLGVAASRLGVGAETDEDRRLISAPVTDRMAALTGIVRALETAGIEAEDIALRRPTLDEVFLHLTKGTGGTDVSGKAGEVGEIHKGVAA